The genomic window TGTCACACCAGCATTTCGGACCTAGAAGTGGAATACAAAGAACAGAAAGGCAGTTTGTGGTATATCAAATACCCGTTAAAAAAAGGCGGTTATATTACGGTAGCTACTACTCGTCCCGAGACTATGCTGGGCGATACGGCTATAGCGGTGGCGCCAGGAGACAAGCGTTATACCAAGCTAGTGGGGGAGTTCGCCATTCTGCCTATTATGAATAAAGAAATTCCTATTATTGCCGATAAAGCTTTGGACAAGGATTTTGGTACCGGCGCTCTAAAGGTGACTCCGGCGCATAGCCCTATAGATTTTGAAATAGGTCAAAGACATAACTTGGAATTTGTGAGTGTAATTGATGACCATGGCCGCTTCAATGCGGTTACTCCAGCAAGATACCAAGGACTCAAAATGGCAGAGGGCCGTGAAAAAATTATAGAAGAACTTAAAAATCTTGGCTTGTTGGAAAAAATAGAAGATTACGATTTAAGTTTGCCAGTTTGCATGCGCTGTGGGACAGAAATTCAGCCCCAAATTTCTAATCAGTGGTTTTTGCAAATGAAAGGTTTAGCAGAAGCGGCTGCCCAAGCAGTGAAAAACAAGGAGGTGCAGATTGTGCCTAAGAATTTTGAAAAAACTTATTTTGATTGGCTCAAGAATGTTAAAGATTGGTGCATTTCAAGGCAGATTTGGTGGGGACACAGAATGCCTGTTTGGTATTGCAGTTGTGACACCAATCAATTGAACCCTATTATTTCTATTAATCAGCCCAAGAGCAAATGCCCTCATTGCGGCAAGAGTGAATGGCTGCAAATTGAAGATGTTTTAGATACGTGGTTTTCTTCCGCCCTTTGGCCCTTTGCTGTCTTAGGTTGGACAGGGGACGAAGCGGCTGATAAAAAATGCCGAGACCTTAAGACTTTCTATCCGACCAACTATATGACTAGCGCTCGAGATATTTTCCATCTGTGGATCACGAGAATGATTTATTCGGGATTGGAATTTACCGGGAAAGCGCCCTTTCAAAAGGTTTACATTCACGCGACAGTAATGAATAAAGAAGGCAAAAGGATGTCTAAGAGTTTGGGCACAGGCGTTGACCCGCTCTTGCTTATCAATACCTATGGCGCTGACGCTACCCGTTTTGGTCTTACCTGGCAAGCTACCGGTGTTCAGGATATTCGCTTCAATGAAGAATTTATTATTAGCGGCAAGAAGTTCTTAAATAAGTTGTGGAACGCCTCGCGTTTTGTCCTTTTAAATTTAAAAGGCAAAAGTTATTCCGACCAAAAACCCAAGGCGGCTCGCTTAAATAAATACGACAAGCAGATTCTCAAAAAATTAGCCAAGGTTGTCAAGCAAACTGAAGCAGATTTAAGCAAAGAACGTTTCGGACAAAGCTTACAAACTTTGTATCAGTTCTTTTGGCATGATTTTTGCGACCTCTATCTGGAGCAAAGCAAAAAATTTGCCGGCCCAGAAACCAACCACGTTTTATATTACGTGCTCGTCAACATTTTGAAACTTTTACATCCTTATACCCCCTTTGTCACTGAATATATTTGGCAATTCTTGCCAGGCAAACACGATTTACTCATTAAAGAAAGTTGGCCCCAAATATCCTAATATTTTATGGAAAAGATAATTACCATTCTTGTTTTTAGCTTGCTTAGTTTAGTGCCGATTCTTTTTTGGCTAGCTTTTTTTCTGTGGCAAGATAGAAAACGTCCAGAACCGTTGAGATGGCTGCTGGCAGTATATTTTAGCGGTTTTTTGATGGGTCCGATTATTTGGCTTTTAGAAACCTTCTTTTTCAAAAATACCATTTTTTTTAATAGCACTCAATTACTGCAACGGAGTTTGTGGCTATGTTTTGTAGGAGCAATTATTGAAGAGGCAACCAAATTTTTAATGGTCTACTTGGTAATTAAGCGCAATTCGGCCTGTGATGAATGTCTTGACCCGGTAATTTATTTAGTGACAGGAGCTTTGGGTTTTGCCAGTTTGGAAAACATAATCGCTGTTTGCTCCTTAATAGCCAATAAAACAAACTACTTAGAATTCTTAAGTCTTGTCAGCGGTCGCTTCTTGGGAGCTAATTTTTTGCACGCGCTCTTAGCGGTTATTATTGGCACTGCTTGGGGTTGGGGGGTCAAACGTGGCTATTCTGCTGGTAAGGTGACCAAACTGATTTTTGCAGGGATAAGCGTGGCAGTTGTGGTTCACACGATTTTTAATTATTTTTTAATCTTGTCCCAACCCAATCTTATTATGGCTATGG from Candidatus Paceibacterota bacterium includes these protein-coding regions:
- a CDS encoding valine--tRNA ligase, with the protein product MSKNILENTSYNPLEVEKTIYATWMKKGCFNPDKQSHPSKKSFTVAMAPPNITGSLHMGHALEDTLTDIVVRQKRMQGYKVLWVPGIDHAGIAAQNVVEKELRKENLSRFDLGREKFEARVWQWKEKSGNTILEQAKTLGVSADWSRLRFTLDKDYQKAVQNAFIHYYEKGLIYRGNRVVNWCPRCHTSISDLEVEYKEQKGSLWYIKYPLKKGGYITVATTRPETMLGDTAIAVAPGDKRYTKLVGEFAILPIMNKEIPIIADKALDKDFGTGALKVTPAHSPIDFEIGQRHNLEFVSVIDDHGRFNAVTPARYQGLKMAEGREKIIEELKNLGLLEKIEDYDLSLPVCMRCGTEIQPQISNQWFLQMKGLAEAAAQAVKNKEVQIVPKNFEKTYFDWLKNVKDWCISRQIWWGHRMPVWYCSCDTNQLNPIISINQPKSKCPHCGKSEWLQIEDVLDTWFSSALWPFAVLGWTGDEAADKKCRDLKTFYPTNYMTSARDIFHLWITRMIYSGLEFTGKAPFQKVYIHATVMNKEGKRMSKSLGTGVDPLLLINTYGADATRFGLTWQATGVQDIRFNEEFIISGKKFLNKLWNASRFVLLNLKGKSYSDQKPKAARLNKYDKQILKKLAKVVKQTEADLSKERFGQSLQTLYQFFWHDFCDLYLEQSKKFAGPETNHVLYYVLVNILKLLHPYTPFVTEYIWQFLPGKHDLLIKESWPQIS
- a CDS encoding PrsW family glutamic-type intramembrane protease → MEKIITILVFSLLSLVPILFWLAFFLWQDRKRPEPLRWLLAVYFSGFLMGPIIWLLETFFFKNTIFFNSTQLLQRSLWLCFVGAIIEEATKFLMVYLVIKRNSACDECLDPVIYLVTGALGFASLENIIAVCSLIANKTNYLEFLSLVSGRFLGANFLHALLAVIIGTAWGWGVKRGYSAGKVTKLIFAGISVAVVVHTIFNYFLILSQPNLIMAMGGLLFMLAILFLWLFQILEDHPRSLSNHDFYK